A single region of the Changchengzhania lutea genome encodes:
- the cphA gene encoding cyanophycin synthetase, with protein MKIIDINAMRGPNYWSVRRHKLIVMVLDLEAMEAYPTNKVPGFSDRLKAMFPSMYAHRCSEGCEGGFFMRVDEGTWMGHVIEHIALEIQSLAGMDTGFGRTRGYGEEGVYNVVFSYIEESVGRYAAEVSVKICEALIAAKEYDLDYDIQHMRELRESERLGPSTGSIVEEADSRGIPWIRLNKYSLCQLGYGANQKRIQATVTSETSSIGVELACDKEDTKYLLEQAEVEVPRGDIISKESSLEDACRYVGFPLVIKPIDGNHGRGITVDVQNYEDALVGFHAAREVSRRVIVEKYITGEDYRLLVINNRLVAAAKRTPAHVVGDGESTVEQLIDRINRDPRRGYGHEKELTQITINDLTKTIIADAGYALDSVLEKDEKLILKDTANLSTGGTAEDVTDILHPANVSMAERISKIIDLDICGIDVMTTDITQPLSETGGAILEVNAGPGFRMHLAPTTGLPRNVAAPVIDKLFPQGNTGRIPIVAITGTNGKTTTSRLIAHIAKMKGYRVGYTTSDGVYIQNRLLMKGDCTGPSSAEFVLKDPTVNFAVLECARGGLLRAGLGFSHCDVGIVTNVAADHLGLKGIHTVGQLAKVKGVIPETVLPSGYAILNADDDLVYDMRRSLECNVALFSMDEENPRIKAMQRLNGVTAVFENGYVTICRGQWKMRIMKVENIPLTYGGKATFMIQNVLAAILAAHVQGISIEDMKAALETFIPSASQTPGRLNLFEFNDFSILLDYAHNPAGMRALHKFMDNLNATVKVGIIAGIGDRRVEDNNEMGSIAADMFDEIIIRQDKHLRGKTEEELIKMLDDGIKMRDPNKKTTIIPSEKEAITYAVKNAVKGSLIVLCSDVIPDALQLVQELKDKEAKGELMFSE; from the coding sequence ATGAAAATCATCGATATCAATGCCATGAGAGGCCCTAATTACTGGTCTGTTAGACGTCACAAACTAATCGTTATGGTATTGGATTTGGAAGCTATGGAAGCTTACCCAACGAATAAAGTGCCAGGATTTAGTGATCGTCTAAAAGCCATGTTTCCTAGCATGTATGCACATCGATGTTCTGAAGGTTGCGAAGGTGGTTTTTTTATGCGGGTAGATGAAGGTACCTGGATGGGTCATGTTATAGAACATATTGCTTTGGAAATCCAGAGTCTTGCAGGCATGGATACAGGATTTGGTCGAACTAGGGGTTATGGTGAAGAAGGGGTCTATAATGTGGTGTTTTCGTATATCGAAGAAAGTGTAGGGCGTTATGCTGCTGAGGTATCTGTTAAAATATGTGAAGCTTTAATTGCGGCTAAAGAATATGACCTTGATTACGATATACAACATATGCGTGAACTCCGTGAATCTGAACGTTTAGGGCCAAGTACTGGGTCTATTGTAGAAGAAGCCGACAGTAGAGGCATTCCGTGGATTCGATTAAATAAATATTCCTTGTGCCAATTAGGTTATGGTGCCAATCAAAAACGCATTCAGGCCACAGTAACTAGTGAAACCAGTAGTATAGGTGTGGAATTAGCCTGTGATAAGGAGGATACAAAATACTTATTGGAACAAGCCGAAGTAGAAGTTCCCCGAGGTGATATTATTAGTAAAGAGAGCAGTCTTGAAGATGCTTGCAGATATGTTGGTTTCCCTTTGGTAATAAAACCTATTGATGGGAATCACGGTCGAGGGATCACTGTAGATGTTCAAAATTATGAGGATGCTTTGGTTGGCTTTCATGCCGCTAGGGAAGTGTCTAGACGAGTTATTGTTGAAAAATATATTACTGGCGAAGATTATAGGCTATTGGTTATTAATAATAGGTTAGTTGCTGCGGCAAAACGAACACCAGCACATGTTGTTGGGGATGGTGAATCTACTGTAGAGCAATTGATTGATCGCATTAATAGAGATCCCCGAAGAGGGTATGGGCATGAAAAGGAACTTACTCAAATCACCATAAACGATTTAACAAAAACCATTATTGCTGATGCGGGTTATGCTTTGGATTCGGTTTTAGAAAAAGATGAAAAACTAATTTTAAAAGACACAGCCAATTTAAGCACAGGAGGAACGGCGGAAGATGTGACCGATATTCTACATCCGGCTAATGTCTCCATGGCAGAGCGTATTTCAAAAATCATAGATTTAGATATTTGTGGTATAGATGTCATGACCACAGATATTACACAACCCTTGTCTGAAACTGGTGGTGCTATTTTAGAAGTGAATGCGGGCCCTGGGTTTAGAATGCACTTAGCACCAACCACGGGTTTGCCGCGTAATGTGGCAGCACCTGTTATCGATAAATTATTTCCTCAAGGTAATACAGGCAGAATTCCCATTGTTGCCATTACAGGAACTAACGGAAAAACCACAACCTCACGATTAATAGCCCACATTGCAAAAATGAAAGGCTATCGGGTGGGCTACACGACAAGCGATGGGGTTTACATTCAAAACCGTTTGCTCATGAAAGGCGATTGCACAGGACCATCCAGTGCAGAGTTTGTTTTAAAAGATCCTACAGTAAATTTTGCCGTTTTAGAATGTGCGCGCGGTGGTTTGCTTCGTGCCGGACTTGGGTTTTCGCATTGCGATGTTGGTATTGTTACCAATGTTGCCGCCGATCATTTGGGGTTAAAGGGGATTCACACCGTAGGGCAATTAGCCAAAGTGAAAGGGGTTATTCCTGAAACAGTTTTGCCTAGTGGTTATGCGATTTTAAATGCCGATGATGATTTGGTTTACGATATGAGACGTTCCCTAGAGTGCAACGTCGCTTTGTTTTCTATGGATGAAGAGAATCCAAGAATAAAAGCCATGCAGCGATTAAATGGGGTTACGGCTGTGTTTGAAAATGGTTATGTCACCATTTGTCGTGGACAATGGAAAATGAGGATTATGAAAGTTGAAAATATTCCATTGACTTATGGTGGTAAAGCAACCTTTATGATTCAAAATGTATTAGCGGCAATTTTAGCAGCGCATGTACAAGGCATAAGTATTGAAGACATGAAAGCGGCATTGGAAACTTTTATTCCATCCGCATCCCAAACACCAGGGCGACTTAATTTATTTGAATTTAATGATTTTTCCATATTATTGGACTATGCGCATAACCCAGCAGGAATGCGTGCCCTTCATAAATTTATGGATAATTTGAATGCCACGGTTAAAGTGGGAATTATAGCAGGGATAGGTGATAGGCGCGTGGAGGATAATAATGAAATGGGCAGTATTGCAGCAGACATGTTTGATGAAATTATTATCAGACAAGACAAGCATTTGCGCGGAAAGACGGAAGAGGAACTTATTAAAATGCTTGACGACGGTATTAAAATGAGAGATCCCAATAAAAAGACAACGATTATTCCATCAGAAAAAGAGGCTATAACGTATGCGGTAAAGAATGCTGTTAAAGGGTCGCTTATCGTATTATGTAGTGATGTTATTCCCGATGCTTTACAATTGGTACAAGAATTGAAAGATAAAGAAGCCAAAGGGGAACTGATGTTCAGCGAATAG
- a CDS encoding VOC family protein codes for MAFNHLTPMLEVDNMDETIRFYEINLDFQCLDRVKNEWAVIQKDDVVIMFSNRTDKETSPETKLTGSLFIQSDDVDVLWQILKDKVDICNPIESLDHGMREFTIYDCNGYKLQFGQELDTN; via the coding sequence ATGGCCTTTAACCACCTGACCCCAATGTTAGAAGTTGATAACATGGACGAAACGATACGTTTTTACGAAATCAATCTGGATTTTCAATGTTTAGATCGTGTAAAAAATGAATGGGCAGTTATTCAGAAAGATGATGTGGTCATTATGTTTTCCAATCGAACAGATAAAGAAACGAGTCCAGAGACAAAACTAACGGGTAGTTTGTTTATTCAATCTGATGATGTTGATGTACTTTGGCAAATCTTAAAAGATAAGGTCGATATCTGTAATCCTATTGAAAGTTTAGATCATGGGATGCGCGAGTTTACTATTTACGATTGTAATGGCTACAAATTACAATTCGGACAAGAACTTGATACTAACTAA